Genomic window (Pradoshia sp. D12):
ATCCTCTCTACTTTGACGTTCTTATTAGTACTTATTGTTCTTAAGGAATCCTTAACAGCTGAACAATTAGGAAAACAAAGCTCGGGCAACAAATCGATGTGGATGAATTTTAGCGGTGCTGCTTCTATCTTGTTTGTGCTTCAATGCGTCGTATCTTTGTCTATGGCTGGTCTTGAAGCAACTTTTGCTTATTTTGCCGCTAATAAGGCTGGAATTGATACGGTCCAATTAGGATATATCTTTATGATTATGGGATTTGGCAGTGCGATTGTGCAGGGAGGACTCATTGGAATTATGACGAAGAAATGGGGAGAAGGCCGAGTCATTCAAATCGGGCTAATCGTTTCAATCATCGGGTTTATACTAATCCTATTTACCAATAGCTTCTGGACTGCAACACTCTTTATAACAATCTTCGGGTTAGGCAATGGACTTATTCGTCCAGCTGTCACTGCATTGCTGACAAAGACCTCAACAGGAGGACACGGCAGCTCAACCGGACTACTTTCATCCTTTGATTCCCTTGGCAGGATCATAGGCCCGCCACTTGGAGGTTTACTGTATTCATTCGCCGTTGGACTCCCTTATATTTCAGGAGCTATTCTGACTGTAGGTGCATTATTGCTTTATCAGGTTTACCATGCTCAGGCAAGAAAAGTTCAAGCTTTATAAAATTATAGTATTGAAGCCTTCGATTTTTTACCATCGGAGGCTTTTTTGTTTTATAAGAGG
Coding sequences:
- a CDS encoding MFS transporter, translating into MENKKILPVLFLVMFLVMVGFGIIIPVLPFLAEEVGGTPTQLGLLMAVYSLMQLIFAPIWGKISDRIGRKPVMLIGIFGLALSFFIMAIANSLWIMFVARIIGGILSSANMPTTMAYVADITTEEDRGKGMGIIGAATGLGFIFGPAIGGILSKSSLNTPFLIAGILSTLTFLLVLIVLKESLTAEQLGKQSSGNKSMWMNFSGAASILFVLQCVVSLSMAGLEATFAYFAANKAGIDTVQLGYIFMIMGFGSAIVQGGLIGIMTKKWGEGRVIQIGLIVSIIGFILILFTNSFWTATLFITIFGLGNGLIRPAVTALLTKTSTGGHGSSTGLLSSFDSLGRIIGPPLGGLLYSFAVGLPYISGAILTVGALLLYQVYHAQARKVQAL